The Streptomyces sp. Je 1-332 genome has a window encoding:
- a CDS encoding DUF5997 family protein, with amino-acid sequence MTSHQTAQTMKPATAAKKLGVYLEATPAEFQEGVVSRTELNALQTEPPEWLQELRRTGPHPRPVVASKLGVSIAGLARGGVTEALTTEQIEAIKTDNPEWLQKERATQAEVRKETVRIKEKNAAEQERRSRS; translated from the coding sequence ATGACGTCGCACCAGACCGCCCAGACCATGAAGCCCGCGACCGCGGCGAAGAAGCTGGGTGTGTACCTCGAGGCCACCCCCGCCGAGTTCCAGGAGGGTGTCGTCTCGCGCACCGAGCTGAACGCCCTGCAGACCGAGCCGCCCGAGTGGCTCCAGGAGCTGCGGCGCACCGGCCCGCACCCCCGGCCGGTCGTCGCGTCGAAGCTCGGCGTGTCCATCGCCGGCCTCGCGCGCGGCGGGGTCACCGAGGCCCTCACCACGGAGCAGATCGAGGCGATCAAGACCGACAACCCGGAGTGGCTGCAGAAGGAGCGCGCCACCCAGGCCGAGGTCCGCAAGGAGACGGTACGCATCAAGGAGAAGAACGCCGCGGAGCAGGAGCGCCGGTCGCGTTCCTGA
- a CDS encoding LysR family substrate-binding domain-containing protein translates to MTDSQVTPSFRLAYVPGVTPTKWVRIWNERLPDVPLTLVGVAPGDAFELLRSGGADAGFVRLPVDRTDLSAIPLYTETTVVVIPKDHVIAAVDEVTAEDLADEIVLHPLDDTLPWEKLPGNPANERPATTADAIELVAAGIGVLAVPQSLARLHHRKDLTYRPLTEAPESRVALSWPEDATTDLVEDFIGIVRGRTVNSSRGRSQTPAAGAAPDQSKRKTPDKNAARRKPTAGKSGKNARSGAGGAAKGGASKGGGASKGGAAKSAGKRGKPRRRP, encoded by the coding sequence GTGACGGACTCGCAGGTAACCCCTTCTTTCAGGCTCGCGTACGTACCGGGGGTGACACCCACCAAGTGGGTGCGGATCTGGAACGAGCGGCTCCCTGACGTGCCCCTGACTCTCGTGGGGGTGGCCCCCGGCGACGCCTTCGAGCTCCTGCGCAGCGGCGGCGCCGACGCCGGCTTCGTACGGCTGCCGGTCGACCGTACGGACCTCAGCGCGATCCCCCTCTACACCGAGACGACCGTCGTGGTGATCCCCAAGGACCACGTCATCGCGGCGGTCGACGAAGTGACCGCGGAGGACCTGGCCGACGAGATCGTCCTGCACCCCCTCGACGACACCCTCCCGTGGGAGAAGCTGCCGGGAAACCCGGCGAACGAGCGCCCCGCGACGACGGCCGACGCCATCGAACTGGTGGCCGCGGGCATCGGTGTCCTCGCCGTCCCCCAGTCGCTCGCCCGCCTGCACCACCGCAAGGACCTCACCTACCGGCCGCTCACCGAAGCCCCCGAATCGCGGGTCGCGCTGTCCTGGCCCGAGGACGCGACCACGGACCTGGTGGAGGACTTCATCGGGATCGTGCGAGGACGCACCGTCAACAGCTCCCGCGGCCGCTCCCAGACCCCGGCCGCCGGTGCGGCGCCGGACCAGTCGAAGCGCAAGACCCCCGACAAGAACGCCGCCCGACGCAAGCCGACGGCGGGCAAGTCGGGCAAGAACGCCCGCAGCGGTGCGGGCGGCGCAGCAAAGGGCGGCGCTTCGAAGGGCGGCGGCGCGTCCAAGGGCGGTGCGGCGAAGAGCGCCGGTAAGCGCGGCAAGCCCCGCCGCCGGCCGTAG